Genomic window (Arachis hypogaea cultivar Tifrunner chromosome 13, arahy.Tifrunner.gnm2.J5K5, whole genome shotgun sequence):
ACCACTTGGAAATGGCATTAAATTGGAACCTTAATTGGATTGTGATTAATGGATTTGGTTCTGTTGTTTGATACATTCAGGAGTACATGTTAAGAGCAGAGTTCcgtcttcccagtataacagacgAGGAAGCAACTCCTGAGCGAAAAGCTCCTATACGTGTAAAATTTGAGATACCATACTTTACTGTTTCAGGGATACAGGTAATGCTACATATCCAGAAGATTTTTCTTATATCCTGATTTTTATTAGTTAGTTACACCAGTTTTCATTATTTTAGAATTGGTGGATGAATATTTCAACCTGTTCTCTCTATTTGCCCTTTTAGTTTACTGCTTGAACTTATCTCTCTTGTATCATTCTGACATGAGGGGTGATTTTTGAGCTGCAtgaatttattataatttgttttgttttcataATTGAGCTGATATTTAGGTCATGAGAAGGGTTCATCTATGATATtggattagtaaataattaggaACGAAAATAAGGATTTTTAACAGAACCATAAACTAATACAATTTTATACATTTTTCATTCTTAATGATTTTGTGCTGGAGTTTATTTGAAGTGCTTTAGATTATGTCTGCTAGAAGTAAAATCAGCATCAGCTTCATCTGTTTTTgacatcttttcttttttcatttatgTTCTTTTAAAGTTAACTGAAGCTTTGATTATTTTGATCGAGGAAGTAATTGACATGTAAATATTTTGGTTTGTAGGTAAGATATTTGAAGATAATTGAGAAAAGCGGGTACCAGGCTCTTCCATGGGTGAGATACATAACAATGGCGGGCGAGTATGAATTGAGGCTTATATGAGATCCGGTTTCCCCATTTGGTGTTTGAAATTCACCAAATAATTGTATCATTCAATGATTAATGGCTTCAAACTGGTGGATTGAGGAAAGAGTATTAAgagtaattagaatttatttggtGAACCATCTTTCTGTTGATGATAGCTGTTCTGGCAGCATATAAGTTGCTCATTGTCTAGTAAGTTCTTGTCAACTGAAAATCATGAATTCCCAAGGGTTAAGCCAGAATAGTCTTTTGGTCAACCCATTTTcgattgagaatttttttttttttttaatttgcatcTCTGTATTCACAatctttccaattttttttctgtCATCAAATTGTAATTTGGTTTACAtttttgaggggttattttggcCGGATTTTGTATTACCACCAAGTAAATGACTTGTAGAGACCAGTTACAGAAAGGAAAATGATTGGCCAGCCCGTGGGTGtacaattttttattgattaaatttttttttcggatCAAAAGACGGCGTTGCAGTTTGATTTGAGTCCTATTCGTGTAGAGCTGCGTCAAAGTGTGCTCAGCATCAATTATTGAATGTCTGTACCCTGTTGCGTTTGTATTTCCTTTGTCAAGACGAAAAATAATGTCAATCAATATATTTGGATTTGGATCCTTAAATGCTCAAAATTAACAGTAACAAGACAATGTCTATCTTCACGTCCACTTTATTGAAAGGGGTATTACATTCGCAGACAATGATAAAGATATAAACATGATCTTATTCTTATTTAATGGATCCATGCCCATGTTTTAAAATCTTATTAACCACCATTTCCACTCATCTAATTATATTCCCTTCTAGCATTTAACAACCTAGTCAACAGCTCATCGAACTCATCGTTCGTACTCAACATGCTAATCCTAGCAAACTCCGGACCGACACCGAATAACCTCCCTGGTCTCGCAAGTATTCCCAAGTTCTTCAGATATGTTCCACAATCTTCTATGCCTCCCTCGCATTTCACCCACGCAAAGGCTGTACGAATTGGAAAGCAAATATATTTACATTATAATCATTGTATAAGCACTAAGGGATAAGTAATTGAATAGGAAAAAGGAGAAAGCTCTAAGCAGTGAAGAACGTACCAGAGTTTGTTTCAAATGATTCCTTAGTGAAGTTACAGTAGGCACTAGAGGGTTTGGCCACAGTGAAGACTTCACATTGCCCAATTACTTGCCTCATTCTATCCCACCTTTCCCTCAGGAGGCGTTTACCATAATCAAAGAAGTGTTCAGATTCTTTGGGTCCCAAACTTTGGTAACTATCACATACCACTCCTAGTATCTTAGCTGCTCGAATTTGAGATTCTTTTGACACACCAATGGTGCTTACTTGAATGAAGTGTACCATCTTCTTGGCCACTTCAATGTCCTTCACAATAGCCCACCTTCAGAGCCcccccaaaaaagaaaaaaaaaatcaattattaatgtAGGCATATAAATAAACACATACAATCGTTTAGACTTTATAATGAAAAAGGTGGTGCTGCCGAGTGCTGACCCAATACGTGAACCAGCATGGCCAGTGCATTTGGAGAATGTGAAGAGCATAAGATCATGATCAGCATGGTGAGTAATGGGAGTGTATTGGGGCCAATAATATGCAAAATCGTGAATCAGCTTCCCTTGAGACGCAGACCTCACAACAGGGTTGTTCTGTGAGGTCACCATCTCAATATATGGTTCATCTTTATCGTACGTGGCAGCATCACCTGCCCATTGGTACAGCCCTGAACGCAGCGCTTTAACCCCATCAAGGTAAAGCTGCAAATTCATTAACCATAAAACTTAGTTGATGGAGAAGCGTTTTGGGGTACAAGGGATTATTAGTGAACAAAAGCTCACCGAATAGAAGGGAGCAGCGCTAACGATGTTAATGGGGCGAACGGAATCCGAAGAGGAGAGGGCAAACCATGCAGCATGGAAAAGCTGGGTGGAACCGGTTCCCACGATGATGTGCTTATCTTGAATGGCAGCGTTATGAACCAAACTGTGTATCCTTTTAATGGCGTCTCCCAGTTCCGGTAACAAGTATTGGCACACATTGCTGGCGTCACTCTCATGGCTCATGAACTTCCACCCTTCAATCACCACGCTGCACTTGTCACTCATCATCTTCCAATAGGGTACAAACAATTTTGGGTCACCCCTGTTAATTCACAATAGTACATCACATAATTAAAACATGTTCTTGAAAATTCTATATAAAAAAGGCAAGAAGCTAACATTTCAAGGCGAAGAATAAGGTTGGATGAGTCTGTGATGAGAGGGTTTGTGATTGTAACATTGGCACAAGGCAACCAATTTTGGTTGGCAGGATCAGAAGCCTCGCCTTGTAGAGTAACCATACTGATGAATACTACTTGTGTTAATTGGAATGTGCTTATCGTTTATTTATTTCCCTCGTTACAATAATAATGGGAGCCTCACTCGTTCATTATGTCTGTGATTTGCTTACATATACAATGTATATGTTTGGAATCTTGGTTACATTcttgaaaaataaggaaaaaaaaaatcttcgtTATATATTTTATCCATGAGGCCAAGACAACGTGTGCTGGCTACAAGATAAGCCAAAACTCAAAATTGTTAGCGGCAGGGATGTTCCCGATCCGATTTAAATCGGTTTTGTGtaaaaaattaaggaaaagtcTATGAGgcagcaatttttgtgttttttggccagctcttaaccatcaaaacaaaagtgagtgatcttccaccattagatgtaatttcacaccattaaaaacactattgatggccaattgatggttacaaaataccAAAATTGCTGCCCCCTAGCATTCCTCAAAAATTTATCTAACTCaaacattaattttatttgtgATGCGATTTAGATTAAATAATTCTTTTTAGACAATCTAATCCAATTTTAAGtgatttgaattgaattggatttatatttttgtaaagaaaaagtatagataaacaataaaaatactaaacaatgtgaataatggataTATCGAAGGTTCGTTTTACTAGGTGTGtggattataaaataattaaaaagaatataaCAAGTCTTACTATTAtcttaaaaaatcaacaataacataattatataaataaaattataagttgattaaaataaataaataaataaatctcattttaaatttacaaaatattcattaaataataataataatacatgaataagataaaatatataacaaattgaatatattataagtaaaattttaaatataataaaataaatattattatattacatTGTGTGATTTaaattggattggatcggattaatttaaaaaagtagaTCTAAAATTTGATCCAATCCATGcagtttatcaaaaataaaatccaattaaattcaaattaatatgATTTTAATCGGATTTGAATTAGATTTGATGAGCAATTTAATTTAGATCCTTTGGATTTGAACTCCCTTAGTTAATAATACATTACTCTATGTTGGGTATCTaagttaattaaatagaataacaCAACTAAAATTTATAGATGAGAAATTGATAAAATTGAACCATAATTTAAGTAATAATGAAAATAGTATGACTAAGTAGTAAAGATTATAATctcctaatatatatatagaaaaatctATAATACTCTCTTACATGTTATAaaaattcatacaaaaaaaattacaatataaaagttttatgaattttttttttaattttcaatcactAATATTATGCAAAACATAATATATTAGCAAATATTTTAATCACTTATATATAATTTGCTAAAAATAATAATGTAAAGAACATACATATCACGACTTATTCAATCATTTTATCAACTTGTCATCTTATACAATTTTGTTAAATTAACTTTATCatcatttataatttattttcaccACATGATTAAGTTGTTCTTTGactaagtaaaaaattttaactaagctaacttatttaattttgaccaaaTTAAAAGTTGCAACTTAGCTATATATTATTCAAGatacaaatttatttattaatgtatatcatatcgggcctgctacacatacaagtatcCAAGCATccaagttggcccagcccaaatCGAAGACACGCGCATAAGGAAGCATAACATGGCGCGTCAAAATCACGCGCTCAACACAAACGGTTACGTATGGCaaactcttccacttcctccacttcttccacttctcaaaacgCTTCGAAAACAAGGAAACGCTCCCATTTTCGAGCAACaatcaaagttcaaaatatacaaatcgttgttcgaaacctccatcaaaataacatcaaactctccgtgaagaatctgaagagaaAACGAAGCAACAACACTGAACGTAAGTTCATTAAGATTACTGTatattttagttttcttctacgtcgttcttctagggtttactgggctattattcttgcttctttgttagactgttctaagttctacgttgttcttctaagttctacgtcgttctacATTCTTGTTCTAAGTTCTCTTGCTACTGTTGTtgatttttgggggtttattCCGTAAATTGGGGGTTGTATACTGCTTGAActtgtaatgtggcttgatattgaTGCATGTTTGAACTTGtaatctgactgatatatatgaatgtatctgaataatatctatctcactgttatcaatgggtgtatctgattcttacatatgggtgtatcttactgttatcaatgggtgtatctgactcatatatgcgtgtatcttactgatatctcaattaatttgatattgaagcatgtttgagtgatacctgactgatatatatggatttatctgaatcatatctatgggtgtatctcactgttaacAATGAGTGTATCTGATTCttacatatgggtgtatcttactgttattagaccttgtaatgttgcttgatattgaagcatgtttgactgatatctgactgatatatatgaatgtatctgaataatatctatctcactgttatcaatgggtgtatctgattcttacatatgggtgtatcttactgttactaatgggtgtatatttgtgtgtatttttcgtttcagataaaatggcagcaagaaaccaaatGAAAGACCTGAAatgtgccacacatctcctgagtgataagttcagaaacatgactgaggagaagaaggcaaTTGTCAGGGATCTCGGATTTGGTGGGTTGATGCACGTCCCACCTctaagggtggatcaccaactcttaagggaactggcaaacaacttcaaacttggggagaacagactgaagacaggatatggttctttccaaataacaccaaagacaataggtgatgcgcttggcatcaatgcaacaggtaactataggtgtatattaagttcatgattgggtgtatttaaggttgatgcttgggtgtTTTTGAACCGATTTTGatactttcttgttttcttttttgtaggaaatctgtttcctgagaaagttgagtataagcaactttctgatgatgacaaaataatttatagaagattccagggtaagaccctcaaaaatcttaccgatgaaatgatggaaatAGGCGTTGGCAgcgaagaggaacgcctgatgttcaagaggatattcatcctctacatacagatggcgttccttttgccaacgacgataaacaaaatatcgcccgtgcacctcgccccaatttttaagatggacggcatatcggagagaaactggggggggggcatgttttgaccttcttgatcaagggcatcacagactaccaggagaagaagaagaaggcaattgatggctgcctctttgccctCATGATAATATACTTTCACCTTTCTgaaaacaaaggcaagaagagggctgaaagaccaccaaagccttggattgccaactggactaaggagcagttggtggaaagaatgactgcagaaagagaggaaattttggtaagtaaacataatatattgcttgtattttatttacctgaatgctgctagctaaaatatctcatgtttcaggggattgtaaagatggcggagacaagagcaagagaaaaaatgaaaaaaaaagaaaaaaaagaaaaaaaacaagaaatcaaaaaaacaaaaaaaaggaaggcgagtccaacatcgtcttcggagacagaaacagCTACTGACAGTGaaacttctacctctgagtctgagactcaacaagactcagaggattcagcAAGAAAACACCccatcaaaaaggggaaaaagtaagtaccatacttgggtgtaatttatttttcgagttgggtgtattttgttgatcacgttgggtgtatttttagtatgttctaaataatcactgtttgccttccagaatggactccagaaaaagaaagcagaggcaagaggagccagattctgattcagaatctgaatatGAACAAAGTGATGAGTAATGTcttgaaattattactcctttcttttggcttcattataaagatttcgtgtattaactgaaatgtctattattaacttataggagcgaagaatcatcacctgcagagaaggagaaggagaagaaaaaaacaaaaacaacaccaaaaaagtaagcacttatttgcataatattctgtgataaaattaattttttatttctgattcgtactcttttttttccacccagagcacaaccaaaaaagaaaaaagttctcgtggaggattcacctcctaAAGAAGACCAATACTTtgacgggtacagtacctcgtaagcttTATTACCGTCTATcgtcgtaattatttttgttaaaatcttcttttatgaatgtagtgagacatatgaaatatcaagtgacgaaCTGGAAGAATGGCTAGGGCAAAACgttgataaatctgctgcagaggggtatgtcttgctgggctgtctatttcatattttgttgtgttttgtatgctaataattgtttcttgtttcgcagCGAGAACCAacctgacctgcgatcgacagaaggtcgctatgtgtcgtctgaaacgtaagaagctttattatttaataaaatcttattatcatgatttgggtgtatcttgtggaaccatttgggtgtattgtgtggatcaagttgggtgtatgttgtttaatAAGTTggaataacatgaaatctgttttAGAATcccggctgtgaacttgggaagtgatagtccttcctctcaaggacacacagaacagagtagtgtaaaccagccgtcacagagcatgtaatttttcttttaaataaccgttacttttgttcttctattacccttctacttctaattctgtatatattttttttagaaaaaaaagccctttattattttattcaagaaaaaaaaggcaggaaaaaaaagcaaaaactgcaattatgtaagttctcaaaaaaacaaagcatgtcttctttttgaattgttcgggtgtattttaggttgagtccgtctgattcgaatatgatggttgtgagggaacagacaccgtccgaagcgcttgcaatgtgagttttccaataatatttcaaccttataaccttattattttcaaaggcgttgttaacctttcatttttcttcttgtttagagtcccgattcaggtttttgtgccggcatcccaaacaaccactgagacagattttgaaccaacccctatgctacagattgaagggactacagaaacgtaagaaatagtattgagtgtatatttgtttggagtttgggtgtatattagctaacagtttgggtgtatattgttcctgattaGTTTCTTTTACGCcgtgattaattttttgtaactgtgcagcactcctgaaacccccaaacaacttcaagagaccacacccacggttcccccagctccaactaaaatgtaagttcatcagactaaaatcaatctttgcttatcatccgtatattcttattcttattcttattcttatacatgatgacgcagtcatccagacgcagaagacgctgctgccctgttgatgatggcacggacagcatcctatgttcctaaaacagatccaggggtgccatcattcagccttggattgactgattcaagccaggagggggcgtcaacgcaggagacagaaagggaaAAATCTCCAGAAGCTGCGAATTTGATAGAACAATTGGACAGTTTGGTCCAAAGAATAGCAAGCAGCGCGACGAAGGGAAAAAACACAAGTCCACAAATTCAaagggagactgggggagaaagttctgcaaagtttgaaactcctcGGGGATTATATCAGATtacggatgatatgaaacaaaagtgctacatctgggggacaAGACTGAAGGAAGATGCAGATGGCAATACTAACAAGTATGAGGAAATGTGGACTCTGATTGGCCAAGGAAaatacattttgatgagaatgcaccttgcttccctccaggcaaaaagtgatatagaatctcaggtaatattataataaaattaatgtttttacaccaaagtcaat
Coding sequences:
- the LOC140177759 gene encoding uncharacterized protein, with the protein product MAARNQMKDLKCATHLLSDKFRNMTEEKKAIVRDLGFGGLMHVPPLRVDHQLLRELANNFKLGENRLKTGYGSFQITPKTIGDALGINATGNLFPEKVEYKQLSDDDKIIYRRFQGKTLKNLTDEMMEIGVGSEEERLMFKRIFILYIQMAFLLPTTINKISPVHLAPIFKMDGISERNWGGGMF
- the LOC112735514 gene encoding tryptophan aminotransferase-related protein 1-like, translated to MVTLQGEASDPANQNWLPCANVTITNPLITDSSNLILRLEMGDPKLFVPYWKMMSDKCSVVIEGWKFMSHESDASNVCQYLLPELGDAIKRIHSLVHNAAIQDKHIIVGTGSTQLFHAAWFALSSSDSVRPINIVSAAPFYSLYLDGVKALRSGLYQWAGDAATYDKDEPYIEMVTSQNNPVVRSASQGKLIHDFAYYWPQYTPITHHADHDLMLFTFSKCTGHAGSRIGWAIVKDIEVAKKMVHFIQVSTIGVSKESQIRAAKILGVVCDSYQSLGPKESEHFFDYGKRLLRERWDRMRQVIGQCEVFTVAKPSSAYCNFTKESFETNSAFAWVKCEGGIEDCGTYLKNLGILARPGRLFGVGPEFARISMLSTNDEFDELLTRLLNARREYN